The Cyclopterus lumpus isolate fCycLum1 chromosome 12, fCycLum1.pri, whole genome shotgun sequence genome window below encodes:
- the LOC117740188 gene encoding beta-hexosaminidase subunit beta-like, giving the protein MANVTSAGFQTLLSTPWYLNRISYGQDWQGHYRADPQDFKGTEEQKKLVIGGEACLWGEYVDATNLTPRLWPRASAVAERLWSAADVTDINDAFNRLSVHRCRMVARGIPAQPLFSSYCPREYKGV; this is encoded by the exons ATGGCAAACGTTACGTCGGCAGGGTTCCAGACCCTGCTGTCCACTCCCTGGTACCTGAACCGTATCTCCTACGGCCAGGACTGGCAGGGCCATTACAGGGCCGACCCGCAGGACTTCAAGG GAACTGAAGAACAAAAGAAGCTTGTGATTGGTGGCGAAGCCTGTTTGTGGGGGGAGTACGTGGACGCCACCAACCTGACGCCCCGTCTCTG GCCTCGTGCCAGCGCCGTGGCAGAGCGTCTGTGGAGCGCCGCGGACGTGACGGACATCAACGACGCCTTCAACAGACTGTCCGTGCACCGCTGTCGCATGGTGGC GCGTGGGATCCCAGCTCAGCCACTGTTCTCCAGCTACTGTCCCCGTGAGTACAAAGGCGTCTGA